A portion of the Blastopirellula sediminis genome contains these proteins:
- a CDS encoding AAA family ATPase — protein MDARESIQQISAALNQAVIGQAEVVERLLIALVANGHVLMEGLPGTAKTRSIKTLSHLVDSKFSRVQFTPDLLPSDVTGAQIYREQSGSFEFQPGPIFGNLVLADEINRAPAKVQAALLEAMEERQVTVAAETHKLPDLFLVMATQNPIEQEGTYPLPEAQMDRFLLYVRVDYPAGDNELSILRLVRGEKAGTASAETPKLSQEVIFAARREVNQVQVAEPAERYIVDLVLGTRNPQNYDGDLPKWIRIGASPRGTIALDAAARAHAWLHGQTFVSPDNIRAVAPACLAHRVHLTYEAEAAGITRTDVIETLLKTVVPA, from the coding sequence ATGGATGCGCGTGAATCGATTCAGCAAATCTCAGCCGCTTTGAATCAGGCGGTTATCGGTCAGGCCGAAGTGGTCGAGCGGCTGTTGATCGCGTTGGTCGCGAACGGCCATGTCTTGATGGAAGGTTTGCCGGGGACCGCCAAGACCCGCTCGATCAAGACTCTTTCGCACTTAGTCGACAGCAAATTCAGCCGTGTGCAGTTTACGCCGGACTTGTTGCCGTCAGACGTGACCGGCGCCCAGATCTATCGAGAGCAAAGCGGCTCGTTCGAGTTTCAGCCGGGGCCGATCTTCGGCAATTTGGTGCTGGCGGACGAAATCAATCGTGCTCCGGCCAAGGTGCAAGCGGCGCTGCTGGAAGCGATGGAAGAACGCCAAGTGACGGTCGCGGCCGAGACGCACAAGTTGCCGGACTTGTTTCTGGTGATGGCGACGCAAAACCCAATCGAACAGGAAGGGACCTATCCGCTGCCAGAAGCGCAGATGGATCGCTTCTTGCTCTATGTGCGGGTTGACTATCCAGCCGGCGACAACGAGCTTTCGATCCTGCGGCTGGTCCGCGGCGAGAAAGCGGGAACCGCCAGCGCCGAAACTCCCAAGCTGTCTCAGGAGGTCATCTTCGCCGCTCGCCGAGAAGTGAATCAAGTGCAAGTCGCTGAGCCGGCCGAGCGTTATATCGTCGACCTGGTCCTGGGGACGCGCAATCCGCAGAATTACGACGGCGATCTGCCGAAGTGGATTCGGATTGGGGCAAGTCCCCGCGGAACGATCGCGCTCGATGCGGCGGCGCGGGCTCATGCCTGGTTGCATGGTCAAACGTTCGTCTCGCCTGACAACATTCGGGCAGTGGCGCCGGCTTGCCTGGCACATCGCGTCCATCTGACGTACGAAGCGGAAGCGGCCGGCATCACGCGAACGGACGTGATTGAGACATTGCTGAAAACGGTCGTTCCGGCGTAG
- a CDS encoding DUF58 domain-containing protein — protein sequence MGARIEVTFDELWMLKAQARGFSLQARQPISSLLAGRHASRLRGRGLAFEELRQYREGDDVRTIDWKATARLRSPQVRVYSEERERPVLFVVDQRAPMFFGSRSKMKSVAAAEVMALGAWRTLESGDRVGGIVFNEAEAVEVRPHRSRTRLLQLFHETIRMNRQLTEREPVSGDVDLNAALRQALNVAHHSHLVVVISDLDGANEETEKLATQLVAHNDVLIVAVYDPLGAVLSGSPGMMASDRGQVWEIPAGKQFSERFQKAFQERLDQWTTLFHNLRVPVLPISTAYPVDEQIRSILGDRPTAS from the coding sequence ATGGGCGCACGGATTGAAGTCACGTTTGACGAGCTTTGGATGCTGAAGGCGCAGGCCCGCGGCTTCTCGCTGCAAGCGCGTCAGCCGATCTCGTCGCTGTTGGCCGGCCGGCATGCGTCACGGTTGCGGGGAAGGGGACTCGCGTTCGAAGAACTGCGGCAGTATCGCGAAGGGGACGACGTCCGGACGATCGACTGGAAAGCGACCGCGCGGCTCCGTAGTCCGCAGGTCCGCGTCTATTCCGAAGAGCGGGAACGCCCAGTGTTGTTCGTCGTCGATCAGCGGGCGCCGATGTTCTTCGGCAGTCGCAGCAAGATGAAATCGGTCGCGGCGGCCGAGGTGATGGCGCTCGGCGCCTGGCGAACGCTTGAATCGGGGGATCGCGTCGGCGGCATCGTCTTCAACGAGGCGGAAGCGGTCGAAGTTCGGCCCCATCGAAGTCGGACGCGTCTGCTGCAACTGTTTCATGAAACGATCCGCATGAACCGCCAGCTGACCGAACGTGAACCGGTTAGCGGCGACGTCGACTTGAATGCGGCGCTGCGGCAGGCGCTCAACGTCGCGCATCATAGTCACCTGGTGGTGGTGATCAGCGATCTGGATGGCGCCAATGAAGAGACCGAAAAGTTGGCGACTCAGTTGGTGGCGCACAACGACGTATTGATCGTCGCGGTTTACGATCCGCTTGGCGCCGTCTTGAGCGGCTCGCCGGGGATGATGGCAAGCGATCGGGGGCAGGTTTGGGAGATCCCAGCGGGCAAGCAGTTTTCGGAACGCTTTCAGAAAGCGTTTCAGGAGCGACTCGATCAGTGGACGACGCTCTTCCACAATCTGCGCGTGCCGGTGTTGCCGATCTCAACCGCCTATCCGGTCGATGAGCAAATTCGGAGCATCTTGGGAGATCGGCCGACCGCCTCATGA
- a CDS encoding DUF4381 domain-containing protein, protein MNDDPTSLDQLHEIVLPPPVPWFPLAPGWYVLFALLLALVVWGVCAAWKSWRANAYRRAALEQLKGCQTITAISETLRRTALAIAPRATIAPLVGEAWADWLASRADCAMPPEVRRQLLAGGYAPAEQAVDLGPLKSYAAAWITSHSPLPKQQG, encoded by the coding sequence ATGAACGATGACCCGACCAGTCTTGATCAGCTGCACGAAATCGTGCTGCCGCCGCCAGTGCCGTGGTTTCCGTTGGCGCCGGGCTGGTATGTGTTGTTTGCGCTGCTTCTGGCGTTGGTCGTGTGGGGCGTCTGCGCCGCATGGAAGTCTTGGCGAGCGAACGCCTATCGCCGAGCGGCGCTGGAGCAGTTGAAAGGTTGTCAAACGATTACGGCGATTTCTGAGACGCTCCGTCGCACTGCGCTCGCGATTGCGCCCCGTGCGACCATCGCGCCGCTGGTTGGCGAAGCGTGGGCCGATTGGCTAGCGAGTCGCGCTGATTGTGCGATGCCGCCGGAGGTGCGGCGGCAATTGTTGGCAGGGGGATATGCCCCGGCGGAGCAAGCGGTCGATCTTGGCCCGCTCAAATCGTACGCCGCAGCGTGGATCACCTCGCATAGTCCTCTTCCGAAGCAGCAGGGGTAG
- a CDS encoding VWA domain-containing protein, translating to MFTFLYPWLFLLLPAPWLVRWLVPPRRSAPSAVRVPFGERLSAILGAGGAAVESGAISGFRIVPILVWLIVVSALARPQWIEPPVVKEIPTRDLLLLVDLSGSMDEHDFENAEGKKVDRLTAVKEVLDDFLKRRKGDRVGLVVFGDAAYLQAPFSTDLSLSERLLNECQVGMAGPRTALGDAIGLGVNLFESSKAPAKTIIALTDGNDTKSAVPPVEAARVAAQRDIKIYTVAIGDPTTAGEDKLDEQALKDVAQATGGSYYFAADRNSLAGIYDQLDKIESHKVSTVSHRPRHDLFPWFVGAALAISMLEKLWVSLRGAGGAAPPTSSAKVHVNPRNGKLEVVS from the coding sequence ATGTTTACCTTTTTGTATCCCTGGCTTTTTCTACTGCTGCCGGCGCCATGGCTGGTTCGCTGGCTCGTACCGCCGCGACGATCGGCGCCGAGCGCCGTTCGCGTTCCCTTTGGCGAGCGGCTGTCGGCGATCTTGGGGGCGGGAGGAGCAGCGGTCGAATCAGGCGCCATCTCCGGTTTCCGCATCGTCCCGATCTTGGTCTGGTTGATCGTCGTGTCGGCGCTGGCCCGTCCACAATGGATTGAACCGCCGGTCGTGAAGGAAATCCCGACGCGTGATCTGCTGCTACTGGTCGATCTTTCCGGCTCGATGGACGAGCATGACTTTGAGAATGCGGAAGGAAAAAAGGTTGATCGATTGACGGCGGTGAAGGAAGTGCTGGACGACTTTTTGAAACGCCGCAAGGGAGACCGCGTCGGGCTGGTCGTCTTTGGGGACGCGGCCTATTTGCAGGCGCCTTTTTCGACTGACCTTTCGCTATCGGAGCGTCTGCTGAACGAATGTCAGGTCGGCATGGCTGGTCCGCGGACGGCGCTGGGGGATGCGATTGGACTTGGCGTCAATCTGTTTGAATCAAGCAAGGCGCCGGCCAAGACGATCATTGCGCTGACCGATGGGAACGATACCAAGAGCGCCGTTCCGCCGGTCGAAGCGGCCCGCGTTGCGGCGCAGCGCGACATCAAGATCTACACCGTCGCGATCGGCGACCCGACGACTGCCGGCGAAGATAAACTGGATGAGCAAGCGTTAAAAGACGTCGCCCAGGCGACCGGCGGTTCCTATTACTTCGCCGCCGATCGTAATTCGTTGGCCGGAATTTACGATCAGCTCGACAAGATCGAATCGCACAAAGTCTCGACGGTGAGTCATCGACCGCGGCATGACCTGTTTCCGTGGTTCGTGGGAGCGGCGCTGGCGATTTCGATGCTCGAAAAACTTTGGGTCAGTTTGCGCGGCGCCGGTGGCGCTGCGCCGCCAACCTCCAGCGCCAAGGTGCACGTCAATCCGCGGAATGGCAAGTTGGAGGTGGTCTCATGA
- a CDS encoding VWA domain-containing protein has product MIDALSNFHFLRPYWLLLIPAAIGLWLFWRARSESLRGWRAQIDPELLAALSHGGRRSGVTNSCLLLAGWIIAALAISGPTWKMKPSPFAQDAPPLVILLKADKSMTPADQQTSPLDRAKLKIADLAEARKGQPLGLVAYAGSAHLVLPPTQDTTVVAQMAAEISPEIMPVPGDRLDLAIEVAQRALPEGTDAAEFLVVANSVTEDRETLEAAAKKMSHAKVMFLAIGEPDADGFASIETAARALNASVQPLTVDGQDIERIVRSADAVSLASVTGEDRQWVESGYWLIPALAILVAASFRRESPKVEGDAA; this is encoded by the coding sequence ATGATCGACGCTCTATCCAACTTCCATTTCCTGCGCCCCTATTGGCTGTTGCTGATTCCAGCGGCGATTGGCTTGTGGCTATTTTGGCGAGCACGTAGCGAATCGCTACGCGGCTGGCGAGCGCAGATCGATCCGGAGTTACTTGCGGCTCTTTCGCACGGGGGCCGAAGGTCAGGCGTCACCAATTCGTGCTTGCTCTTGGCCGGGTGGATCATCGCCGCGTTGGCGATCTCCGGGCCAACCTGGAAGATGAAGCCAAGCCCGTTCGCTCAGGATGCGCCGCCGCTGGTGATTTTGCTGAAAGCGGACAAGAGCATGACGCCGGCCGATCAACAGACGAGCCCGCTTGATCGCGCGAAGCTGAAGATCGCCGATCTGGCCGAAGCGCGAAAAGGTCAACCGCTAGGGCTGGTCGCCTATGCCGGCTCAGCGCATTTGGTGCTTCCGCCGACGCAAGATACGACCGTCGTCGCGCAGATGGCGGCCGAGATCAGTCCCGAGATCATGCCGGTCCCCGGCGATCGGCTCGATCTGGCGATTGAGGTCGCGCAGCGAGCGCTGCCGGAAGGGACCGACGCCGCGGAGTTTTTGGTCGTCGCCAATTCGGTGACGGAAGATCGAGAGACGCTGGAAGCGGCCGCGAAGAAAATGAGCCATGCGAAGGTGATGTTCCTGGCGATCGGCGAGCCTGACGCCGATGGTTTCGCCTCCATCGAAACGGCGGCGCGGGCTTTGAATGCGTCGGTGCAGCCTTTGACGGTCGACGGCCAGGATATCGAGCGAATTGTGCGGAGCGCCGACGCGGTCTCGCTCGCCTCGGTAACCGGCGAAGATCGACAGTGGGTTGAGTCGGGCTACTGGTTGATTCCGGCACTAGCGATTTTGGTCGCCGCTTCGTTCCGTCGCGAGTCGCCGAAGGTGGAAGGAGATGCCGCATGA
- a CDS encoding tetratricopeptide repeat protein yields the protein MRTTLLLLAISWTSWWYTPDQLGQHYFQAGQYEQAAKTFEDPMWQGTAWYRAGEFEKAAQAFSRRSTDVAKFNAGDAWLMRGKYDLAIACYEEALRKRPGWKEAEENLALAKARAEKVKQEGGDLGDQEEGADEIVFDKKESGGQDTEVESDKATSDKAVQAIWLRQVQTKPADFMKAKFSYQAAQEESP from the coding sequence ATGAGAACGACGCTTCTACTTCTCGCGATCAGTTGGACCAGTTGGTGGTACACCCCGGATCAATTGGGACAGCACTACTTTCAGGCCGGCCAGTACGAGCAAGCGGCCAAGACGTTTGAAGATCCGATGTGGCAGGGAACGGCCTGGTATCGGGCGGGCGAATTTGAAAAAGCGGCCCAGGCCTTTTCGCGTCGTTCGACCGACGTTGCGAAGTTCAACGCCGGCGACGCGTGGCTGATGCGCGGCAAGTACGATCTGGCGATTGCCTGCTATGAAGAAGCGCTCCGCAAGCGTCCCGGTTGGAAAGAGGCGGAAGAAAACCTTGCCCTGGCCAAGGCTCGCGCAGAGAAAGTGAAACAGGAAGGGGGCGACCTCGGCGATCAGGAAGAAGGCGCCGACGAAATCGTCTTCGATAAGAAGGAGTCAGGCGGGCAGGATACCGAGGTCGAAAGCGACAAGGCGACCTCCGATAAAGCGGTGCAAGCGATCTGGCTCCGTCAGGTGCAAACGAAGCCGGCCGATTTTATGAAGGCGAAGTTCTCGTACCAGGCCGCCCAGGAGGAGTCGCCATGA
- a CDS encoding BatD family protein — MNVVRIAALLLICVSPLALLADDVPAITSRFATEKPWVGQRIGYYVEVRAKGSFSGATSFSLPEVPQTVIVKMGSPTVSSEQKGEDTWFVQIHEFAVFTQAAGELTIPSYSVRYGHHDGFTGPVHDESGEVPAASVDVESPPGREPAQFLITTDKLMVKETWEPAPGKVKQGDIVSRKIMQSATEMTGMALAPPSLAAPDGVHVYPGQPDVADKTDRGELSGERTDVIKYRFDQPGVMTIPAATYVWWNPKEKKFGRQELPAVTFDVEASPQLAEVTGNSTSRRVWLYPLLIAIAVAAVAVWRREQLVRWFQRKWKRWHPPDRVAAKRLCAACRGNDSHAAEAAWSAWLNTQPDGWKPGDELQRAVQGLHQCRYAEPAASDWKGSELLTAFQAERRAQKRDAVGAASPLPTLNPGR; from the coding sequence ATGAACGTCGTGCGAATCGCGGCCTTGCTGCTGATATGCGTTAGTCCACTAGCGCTATTGGCCGATGACGTGCCCGCGATCACATCGCGGTTTGCGACTGAGAAGCCGTGGGTAGGACAGCGGATCGGCTATTACGTGGAAGTGCGGGCCAAGGGGTCGTTCAGCGGCGCGACCAGCTTTTCGCTGCCGGAGGTTCCGCAAACGGTCATCGTGAAGATGGGGAGCCCGACTGTTTCGTCCGAGCAAAAAGGGGAGGATACCTGGTTCGTTCAGATTCATGAGTTCGCCGTCTTCACGCAAGCGGCCGGCGAGCTGACGATTCCAAGTTATTCGGTCCGCTACGGGCATCACGACGGATTCACCGGACCGGTTCATGACGAAAGCGGGGAAGTGCCGGCGGCGAGCGTTGATGTCGAGTCGCCGCCGGGACGCGAACCGGCGCAGTTTCTGATCACGACCGACAAGCTGATGGTGAAAGAGACTTGGGAGCCGGCGCCCGGCAAGGTGAAGCAGGGAGATATCGTCTCGCGGAAAATCATGCAGTCAGCCACGGAGATGACCGGCATGGCGCTCGCGCCTCCGTCGCTCGCTGCGCCCGATGGAGTGCATGTTTATCCGGGACAACCCGACGTGGCTGACAAAACCGACCGAGGCGAGTTGTCCGGCGAGCGGACCGACGTGATCAAGTATCGCTTCGATCAGCCGGGGGTGATGACCATTCCTGCGGCAACCTACGTCTGGTGGAATCCAAAAGAGAAGAAGTTCGGACGGCAAGAGTTGCCGGCGGTCACGTTTGACGTCGAAGCGTCGCCGCAACTGGCGGAGGTTACGGGGAATTCAACTTCTCGTCGCGTGTGGCTTTATCCGCTTTTGATTGCGATTGCCGTTGCGGCAGTCGCTGTTTGGCGGCGTGAGCAGCTAGTGAGATGGTTTCAGCGCAAGTGGAAGCGTTGGCATCCACCGGACCGCGTTGCGGCGAAACGATTGTGTGCGGCCTGTCGCGGGAATGATTCGCACGCGGCTGAAGCGGCATGGTCGGCGTGGTTAAACACGCAGCCTGACGGTTGGAAGCCGGGGGATGAATTGCAGCGAGCAGTGCAGGGGCTGCATCAATGTCGCTATGCCGAGCCAGCGGCTTCCGACTGGAAAGGAAGTGAGTTATTGACGGCGTTTCAGGCCGAGAGGCGCGCTCAGAAGCGGGACGCAGTGGGGGCGGCGTCGCCGCTGCCGACGCTCAATCCGGGACGATAG
- a CDS encoding endonuclease/exonuclease/phosphatase family protein, whose protein sequence is MTISRRQFCAALAAAGISATALSAAEEKREALRVIAYNVYVCKGWPDDRPLAKTASKSGQMTRRTAMELALYEPDVINFSESPSEEMAKEIAGYLGMNHVRFPSGGNWPGTLLSRYEIVDAVNCPLGYPRPKELFTRHWGKGTIKLPSGDLIVHSAHLMPGPDPAVRLKEVKAMLTSMKEDLDAGRSMLLIGDLNHGPDCEEYKMWIDAGWVDTFAKVGEGDGLTIKADTPQYRIDFVMATGPIAKTITESRPLFEGAFRVNTADSNSFALSDHLPQLATFGEMK, encoded by the coding sequence ATGACGATCTCACGACGCCAATTCTGCGCGGCGTTGGCCGCTGCCGGCATTTCCGCAACGGCTCTTTCGGCGGCTGAAGAAAAGCGAGAAGCGCTGCGCGTGATCGCCTACAACGTTTACGTCTGCAAAGGTTGGCCGGACGATCGTCCGTTGGCGAAAACGGCCTCCAAGAGTGGGCAGATGACGCGGCGAACGGCGATGGAATTGGCCCTCTACGAGCCGGATGTGATCAACTTCTCGGAGTCGCCCAGCGAAGAGATGGCGAAGGAAATTGCCGGCTATTTGGGAATGAACCACGTCCGCTTCCCCAGCGGCGGCAACTGGCCGGGGACGCTGCTTAGTCGTTACGAAATTGTCGACGCCGTGAACTGTCCCCTTGGCTATCCGCGGCCGAAGGAACTGTTCACGCGGCATTGGGGGAAAGGAACGATCAAGCTTCCCAGCGGCGATTTGATCGTCCATTCGGCCCACTTGATGCCAGGGCCCGATCCGGCCGTTCGCCTGAAAGAAGTGAAGGCGATGCTCACGTCGATGAAAGAGGATCTCGACGCTGGCCGCTCGATGCTGCTGATCGGCGACTTGAATCATGGTCCCGACTGCGAAGAGTACAAAATGTGGATCGACGCGGGCTGGGTCGACACCTTCGCCAAAGTGGGCGAAGGAGACGGTCTGACGATCAAGGCCGACACGCCGCAGTATCGGATCGACTTCGTGATGGCGACGGGACCGATCGCCAAGACGATCACCGAGTCGCGACCGCTGTTTGAAGGGGCGTTTCGCGTGAATACGGCTGACTCCAATTCTTTCGCCCTCAGCGATCATTTGCCGCAGTTGGCGACCTTCGGCGAAATGAAATAA
- a CDS encoding DUF1559 domain-containing protein, translating into MTYFVGKRSAFTLVELLVVIAIIGVLIALLLPAVQQAREAARRMQCTNNLKQIGLAMHNYHDTFLVLPSGTINPGCKSCSASADMPASVGANVRNVTAHLLILPFLEQGNIADKIDFRYPVGLAADPAQVTAPSATDAASNMAVLQNTRLDVFACPSDPFDVPGVAASANEYYNKDYYRTSYGLVTSQWSDYTSGLYWGSAGNTANIRPAFGVNGAAKFRDIIDGTSNTILMAESRMEKTSTSYGPFWGAYTHTFWLNMANRINKPYSPPTYTKPYAWYVGSNHPGGANSLFADGSVHYLSETANLTTLQNLCRIADGEVLGEY; encoded by the coding sequence ATGACTTACTTCGTTGGAAAACGATCGGCGTTTACGTTGGTCGAACTGCTGGTGGTGATCGCCATCATCGGCGTGTTGATCGCTCTATTGCTGCCGGCCGTGCAACAGGCGCGCGAAGCGGCTCGTCGGATGCAGTGCACCAACAACCTGAAGCAAATCGGGCTGGCGATGCACAACTATCACGACACCTTCCTGGTCTTGCCCTCCGGCACGATCAATCCTGGCTGCAAGTCTTGCAGTGCATCGGCCGACATGCCGGCTTCGGTCGGAGCGAACGTTCGCAACGTCACCGCTCACTTGCTGATCCTTCCCTTTCTGGAGCAAGGGAACATTGCCGACAAGATTGACTTTCGCTATCCGGTCGGGCTGGCCGCCGACCCGGCGCAAGTGACCGCTCCCTCCGCAACGGACGCCGCCTCGAACATGGCGGTCCTGCAAAACACGCGACTTGACGTCTTCGCTTGTCCTTCGGATCCGTTCGACGTTCCCGGCGTCGCCGCCAGCGCTAATGAGTACTACAACAAAGACTATTACCGCACGAGCTATGGCCTAGTCACTTCCCAATGGTCCGACTACACCTCGGGGCTCTACTGGGGTTCGGCCGGCAACACGGCGAACATCCGCCCGGCGTTTGGCGTGAACGGCGCCGCCAAGTTCCGCGACATCATCGACGGAACCAGCAACACGATCTTGATGGCGGAATCGCGGATGGAGAAGACCTCCACCTCGTACGGACCATTTTGGGGCGCTTACACGCACACCTTCTGGCTGAATATGGCCAACCGGATCAACAAGCCTTATTCGCCCCCAACCTATACGAAGCCTTACGCCTGGTATGTCGGCAGCAACCATCCCGGCGGCGCCAACTCGCTGTTCGCTGACGGCTCGGTTCACTACCTGAGCGAAACGGCGAACCTGACGACGCTGCAAAATCTGTGTCGCATCGCGGACGGTGAGGTCCTGGGAGAATACTAA
- a CDS encoding alpha/beta hydrolase family protein: protein MKSILPFPTVRISVAFGAVALFLSVGVAAETGAELPVRRLPRENQLAYYDSDGDVKIAKSAGELQRRKEETLKDFTSLIGKLPGAEKRCPLDIEIDEEVDMGSYVRRLISYQSEPGGRVPAYLLIPKEALKSSPDKKFPAVLALHPTNQRGPMEMVGLGESRERMYAKELAERGYVVIAPHYPLLGQFQPDLKQLGWESGTMKAIWDNSRCLDLLDSLPYVQHGKYAAIGHSLGGHNSVFIATFDPRIKAVVSCCGLDSFLDYYSGDPKNWVHGRGWCQDRYMPKLAGYQGRLEELPVDFYELVAGLAPRPTMIIAPLGDSNFKADSVDRIAAAARPVFQLFGAEENLKVIHPDTEHTFPMETHEPAYRFIDRAINPQH, encoded by the coding sequence ATGAAATCGATCCTCCCTTTCCCCACCGTTCGCATCAGCGTCGCTTTCGGCGCAGTCGCACTTTTTCTTAGCGTCGGCGTTGCGGCCGAGACGGGAGCCGAACTGCCGGTGCGGCGCCTTCCTCGTGAGAATCAGTTGGCGTATTACGATTCGGACGGCGACGTGAAGATCGCGAAGTCGGCGGGTGAGCTGCAGCGACGAAAAGAAGAGACGTTGAAAGACTTCACGTCCCTCATCGGCAAACTGCCGGGGGCGGAAAAGCGTTGTCCGCTCGACATCGAGATCGACGAAGAAGTCGATATGGGAAGTTACGTTCGCCGGTTGATCTCGTATCAGTCAGAGCCCGGGGGCCGCGTCCCGGCCTATCTATTGATTCCGAAAGAAGCGCTGAAGTCGTCGCCTGACAAAAAGTTCCCGGCCGTTCTGGCGCTCCATCCGACCAATCAGCGAGGTCCGATGGAAATGGTCGGTCTGGGCGAGAGTCGCGAGCGGATGTACGCCAAAGAGTTGGCTGAACGCGGATATGTAGTGATCGCGCCGCATTATCCGCTGCTGGGGCAATTTCAGCCAGACTTGAAGCAGCTTGGCTGGGAGAGCGGGACGATGAAAGCGATTTGGGATAACAGCCGTTGCCTTGATCTGCTCGATTCGCTTCCCTACGTGCAACATGGCAAGTATGCGGCGATCGGGCATTCGCTCGGCGGGCACAACAGCGTCTTCATCGCGACGTTCGATCCGCGGATCAAAGCGGTCGTCAGCTGTTGTGGGCTCGATTCGTTCCTCGATTACTATAGCGGCGATCCCAAGAATTGGGTGCATGGACGGGGCTGGTGCCAAGATCGCTACATGCCGAAACTGGCGGGCTACCAGGGTCGTCTAGAAGAGCTCCCGGTCGACTTTTATGAGCTAGTCGCTGGACTGGCTCCCCGCCCGACGATGATCATCGCGCCGCTGGGGGATAGCAACTTTAAAGCGGACAGCGTCGACCGAATCGCAGCGGCGGCTCGGCCGGTTTTCCAACTTTTTGGCGCGGAAGAAAACCTGAAGGTGATTCATCCCGATACGGAGCATACGTTTCCGATGGAAACGCATGAGCCGGCATATCGGTTCATCGATCGAGCGATCAATCCGCAACACTAG
- a CDS encoding M48 family metalloprotease encodes MSPMRSSGSWKTRLVIAAIIAFFAIASYYMSTDKNPVTGEAQRVAMTTDQEIALGLQAAPEMIAQHGGELPDRNAQALVDQIGGQLLQALNRDLAQQGRENPFPFEFHLLADPKTVNAFALPGGQVFVTAALFRDLETEGQLAGVLGHEMGHVLSRHGAQQMAKQNLTQGLVGAAGVAGGDANSARMAQLVGQFVNMKYGREDELESDQWGVRLMGMAGYDPNAMIGVMEVLERAGGEGPPEFLSTHPKPANRVIYIKQVIKEEYPNGVPAGLKP; translated from the coding sequence ATGAGCCCTATGAGAAGCAGCGGTTCCTGGAAGACGCGTCTGGTAATCGCCGCAATCATCGCCTTCTTTGCGATCGCCTCGTACTACATGTCGACCGACAAAAACCCGGTCACCGGCGAAGCGCAGCGCGTCGCGATGACGACCGACCAGGAGATCGCGCTCGGTTTGCAAGCGGCGCCGGAGATGATCGCCCAGCATGGCGGCGAACTTCCCGACCGCAACGCCCAGGCGCTGGTCGATCAGATCGGCGGCCAACTGCTGCAAGCCCTCAATCGAGACCTCGCTCAGCAAGGGCGCGAAAATCCATTTCCGTTCGAGTTTCATCTCCTCGCCGATCCCAAAACGGTTAACGCGTTCGCCCTTCCCGGCGGTCAGGTCTTTGTCACAGCGGCTCTCTTCCGTGATCTGGAAACCGAAGGGCAGCTTGCCGGGGTCCTCGGCCATGAGATGGGACACGTCCTTTCTCGTCACGGCGCGCAGCAAATGGCCAAACAGAATCTGACGCAGGGCTTGGTTGGCGCCGCAGGGGTCGCCGGCGGAGACGCCAACAGCGCCCGCATGGCGCAACTGGTCGGGCAGTTCGTCAACATGAAGTATGGCCGCGAAGACGAACTCGAATCGGATCAATGGGGCGTTCGTCTAATGGGGATGGCCGGCTACGATCCGAACGCAATGATCGGCGTCATGGAAGTGCTGGAACGAGCCGGCGGCGAAGGCCCGCCGGAATTCCTTAGCACGCACCCGAAGCCAGCCAACCGCGTCATCTACATCAAGCAGGTGATCAAAGAAGAATACCCGAACGGCGTGCCTGCCGGCTTGAAGCCGTAA